The Sulfurovum riftiae genome contains the following window.
TATCAACCTTGACTATGACAAACTCGATGAGGAGCTGGGTGTAAAAAAGAAGTCCGAGACAGAAGTGCACAGAGAAGTAGCGGAAGTGCTCGAATCGATACGAAAAGAGGTCAATGAAAATGTTTCAGCCTTCTCACGTCTCAGAAAAGTGATAGAGCAGAAAGAGCCTTTTGTCAAGACCCCTACAAAAAAGATTAAACGCTATCTCTACGTTTAAAAAGAGGCTTAGAATTCAAAGCCGCCACCTTTGCCTTTGCTCATACTGTCGTAGACCGCTTTGACATAGGCGTCACGCAGTTCACAATTGAGCAGTTTCTCGCATTTTAGGCAGCTGCTGACATGGTGTTCTTTCTGGCAATTCTCAAGCTCGACCTTTTTCTGTTTGAGAATGATCTGCCACTCATCCAGAACCGTATCGGACATCAGGCTTTGACCCCGTAGGCTTTTTTAAGTGCTTCGATCTCATAGTTCGATCCGAAGAAGCACGGGCTGGTGTCATGCGGGTGTGCAGGAACGAGCTCCATCAGTCTGCGGCCTTTTGCATCGATGGCCTGTCCGCCAGCCTGCTCATAGATGAATGCGAACGGGATCACTTCAAAGAGCTGTCTGAGCTTCCCGTGCGGTTTGTCCGAAGTGCCCGGATAGGAGAAAATACCGCCGCCTTTGAGCAGTATCTGGTGCAGGTCAGGGACCATACCGCCGGAATAGCGCAGCCTGTAGCCCTCCGCAAAGAGATCGTCCACAAAGCTCTTGTGATAGTCACACCAGTTTTGCTGTGTGCCTCCCGGTGCATTGAGCTTTCCCTTTTCATTGAGGTTCACCTCTTTGCATACGAGGTTGAAAAAACCATCCTGGGCTCTGTAGTGCATCGGTTTTTCGCCTTTGACAGCCCGCATGATCTCGATGCGGGGTCCGTAGACCACATAGGCGGAAGCCACAAGGTTCTCCCCTTTGGGTTCACCCTCGTAGATACCGAAGATGGAACCGACCGAAAGGTTGACATCTGCAAGGCTGGAACCGTCAAGCGGGTCGTAGCAGATGGTGTATTTCCCTTCATCATGCAGATGCAGTACACCTTCCTTCTCTTCGCTGATAAGGTCTTTGACCAGAGAAACGGATTTGAACGCCTCTTCGATGATGTAGTCACTCTTGACATCGAGTTTGAGCTGGTCTTCACCCGAAGAGTTCTCAGAGTCACAGTAACCGAGGTCTTCGGTTTTGATGGCGTGGTCGATCTTCAGCGCGACCTTCTCGATGGTTTCAAATATAGTATGCATGGATTCTCCTCTTAGATACTGATGGCGTGGTTCTTGACCCATTCGATGATCTGTTCAAGATCGTTCAGGTCAAGTATATCGATGTTTTCCGGGATGGTATAATCCGAAGGGTTGATCGTATCGTCAATCGCGATGGCTTCCGAACAGTCAAAATATGTCTCATCTATTTTGTTTCTGAAAATAGCGATACGCGGCAAGGGCAGTGTTTTGAGGCCTTCCACCAGCAGAATGTCGAAATCGTTAATCATGGTAACGATCTCATCAAGACTTTTCTCTCTTTGTGAAAAGTAGGTGGTACGGGTAGGGGAGGTGACGACAACCTCTGCACCTGTCTGGTAGAATTTGTAGCTGTCTTTCCCCTCTACGTCGAAAACAGCTTTGTCTTTGGGATCATTCTTGATGATGGCGACTTTTTGGGTCTTGATGAGC
Protein-coding sequences here:
- a CDS encoding class 1 fructose-bisphosphatase, producing the protein MHTIFETIEKVALKIDHAIKTEDLGYCDSENSSGEDQLKLDVKSDYIIEEAFKSVSLVKDLISEEKEGVLHLHDEGKYTICYDPLDGSSLADVNLSVGSIFGIYEGEPKGENLVASAYVVYGPRIEIMRAVKGEKPMHYRAQDGFFNLVCKEVNLNEKGKLNAPGGTQQNWCDYHKSFVDDLFAEGYRLRYSGGMVPDLHQILLKGGGIFSYPGTSDKPHGKLRQLFEVIPFAFIYEQAGGQAIDAKGRRLMELVPAHPHDTSPCFFGSNYEIEALKKAYGVKA
- the mobB gene encoding molybdopterin-guanine dinucleotide biosynthesis protein B; its protein translation is MKKRVAVAFTGPSGSGKTTLVEKVSTELIKTQKVAIIKNDPKDKAVFDVEGKDSYKFYQTGAEVVVTSPTRTTYFSQREKSLDEIVTMINDFDILLVEGLKTLPLPRIAIFRNKIDETYFDCSEAIAIDDTINPSDYTIPENIDILDLNDLEQIIEWVKNHAISI